DNA from Desulfitibacter sp. BRH_c19:
ATTGAACCTATTATTAGCTTGGCGAACGAAGATTTGACTTCCTATGATAAGGAAAGCTATTCATTAGAGATTGCAAAAATTATTAAGGAGTATTTATCCTCTCTCATAGGAAAGGAAATAGAGGATATTGATCATTCTCTAGTACCAGAAGTCCTTGAAAATAGGATGGTTCGTGTTGAAGATAAAAGTTTTGTTCTGGATGTAACCACAATCATTTTCTCTCAAAAGGTACTAGTATATGTAGTCGTGAACGACTACATAATGAACTAGTTCAGCCAAAGCTGAACATCGGGGAATCAGATGGAGACTCTAATCCACCTAATTTAGCCAAATTGGGGACATTCCTGGTTCTATTCACAGGTGTGTCACCTTTCCTTATTTTGAAGTAGGGGTCTTATCGCATATATAATATTTTGGATAAATTAAAGACAGAAGGTTTTAGTAGATACCTTCTGCCTTTATCTTTAATAATCTTTTATACTTGTCTTCTTTGCTTCCATGGGATTTTCCTCATTTTTGGTGTTTTCTACAAAGTCTTCTAGATGTGGCTGCCCTTCAATTGTAGACATAAAACCTGAGCCAATTTTACCTTCTCTAAATTGATCACTTTGAGGGTGATTTCCCTTGTCATGCTTTTTAAACTTTTTATTTTTCACAGATCTTCCTCCTAAACATTTATCAAAAAACAGATGCAGGAAACCCAATTCATCTGCATGTTTTTTATCTAAATTGTTTCAATCTCTGTGTCATCAAGCCTCCTACCCTACCACTTTCAGCCGCAGTTAAGCCGGACCATCCTACGTTTTGTACCTTTTCCATTAATCCAAGTTCATCAACAATTTCCATTTTCAGTTGGATAAGTAAATCTTCTTTATCTTCGTTATCATTAAGTGTCATTAAATGAGATCACCTCCCCTTGGTACTTATTATTACCAGGGAAGGTGAATATTATTAAATCTTAGATTTACTTACTGCTCGTCATCCTACAGACATCTGTTGAATTATTCAATCCCGGTATTATTCAACATTTAATATCTAGAATTTACTACAACAGGAACTGTAGCATCAAATGCAATTGGTGGAGCAAAATAAAAATCCTGTCTTTAAGCAGGATAGTAACAATGGTCGGGATGACAGGATTTGAACCTGCGGCCTCCGCGTCCCGAACGCGGCGCGCTACCAAGCTGCGCTACATCCCGATTTGTCCGATGACTAATGCCACTAGCTTGCACGGGTTCAGCTATGCCAGTTATCTAAAGTAAACTATTTTTGCCTCAATTATATCATTAATATTAAGCAAACCATAAGAAAAATACTTGCTTCGTCTTCTATCTGTAGGAGAACCCGGATTAAATAATAGCACATCTCCACTGAAAGTATTATATGCTTGATGACTATGCCCAAATATAATGCAGTCTACTAGCTCCCCTTTAAAGGCTTCAACTGCTCTTTGCAAAGTACTTCTACTATTACCATCTCCATGAGTAATTCCAATTTTAAACCCCTTTACATCTATAATTTGCTTCCTAGGATACTTGCTGTATATTTCCCAACCATCCATGTTACCGGAGACTGCCTTAACAGGTGCTAATGCCGCAAGTTCATCTAATACTGCTTCTTTGCATATATCACCTGCATGTATAATTAGATCTACCTTTTGAAAGGCATCAAAAACCTGCTTTGGTATTGTTTTAGCCCTATTGGGAAGATGGGTATCAGAGATTACACCTATTAACATCTTAATCATCTCCATAGTGAACTCGTTCAGCCAAAGCTGAACATCGGGGAATCAGATGGAGACTATACTCCACCTGGTTTAGAGCCCCCTTATAGAAGTGGGCTCTAAACCCATATATAATATTTTGGATAAACTACAAGTTATTAAAAGCACTGTTGTTTAACTAATTCCTTATAATATGTATAGATAGCCCTAGTAACTGTTCCTGGATTACCGTCACCTATAATTAGATTATTTATATGACTAACATAGGTTATTTCAAATGTGGTGCTGGTTACAAGAACCTCCTGTGCTGACCTTAAATCATCAATTAACAGTTTGTCTTCTTTGTATTGCAGGTTTCTATACTCTGCAATTTGTAGAACTATATCTCTTGTGATTCCTGCTAGTATTTTATTATATAACTTTGGAGTAACCAGAACTCCATCTATAACTGCAAATAAATTACTACTGCCTCCCTCATTTACTGTACCATCAGTTTCACACATTATTGCTTCTCCAGCGCCCTCTTTTCTGGCTGTCTTTTTTGCCATAATATTTGCAGTCAGATTTGTACTTTTTATCCAGCACTTTTTCCAGCGTATATCATCCACGGTTATCACTTTAATACCTTTAATTTCACGGGGTTCAGCTGACCTGCGAATGGTTATGACAAGATTTGGTTCTGGAGCTTTTTCAAGCAAATGAGACCTTGGCGCTGCACCAGGTGTAACTTGCATGTATATGTTTGCATATTTTAACTCAGCTCTATTAAGTAACTTTAAAATTTCTTTTTCGAGAAAATCAATGTCCCATGGAAAGCTTATTGCCATACCTATTGCACTTTTATTAAGCCTTTGTATATGAGGCCTAAGTGCAAAAGGTTTTCCATTATATACTTTTATAACCTCATATACTCCCTCACCAAATTGATATCCCCTGTCTTCAATATGCACATAAGCATCATTAATATTAGTAATTACACCTTTTATGTAAGCTAACTCTCCCATGGGTAAATACCTCCCCTATAAATAAAAATGATTACTTCACAAATGAGTTGAAATCATGCTGCCTTAATGCCTCGTAAGTAACTATAGCAACAGCATTTGAAAGATTTAAAGACCGGGAATCAGATATCATAGGAATTCTGATAACTCTTTTCCAGTATTGTTTAAGGATGGTTTCAGGAATACCTCTAGTTTCAGGCCCAAAGATAAAATAGCTATCTTCAGGATATTTAGTATTATGGTAGTAATATTCTCCCTTAGTTGATACAAAATATAAGTTGGCATCGGCCTTTTGCCCAATAAAGCTCTCCCATCCATCATATACATTTAGGTCAAGAAGGTGCCAATAATCTAATCCTGCTCTTTTTACTTGCTTGTCATCTATACTAAATCCCAAAGGTTTTATTAAGTGTAAAGAAACGCCGGTAGCTGCACACGTCCTAGCTATGTTGCCTGTGTTTTGCGGTATCTCCGGCTGATATAACACTATATTCATGCAAGTACCCCCCACTTCCTCCTAATTCTAATTAAATATTTAAACTTTTTCTATATCTACACAATTCAGCTACTGCACAGCTAATACAAGCTGGTTTCCTTGCATGACAAACCCTTCTGCCATGATATATTAACCAATGGTGTGCTTGCGACCATTTTTCCCTGGGGATATTTTTCTGTAAATCCATTTCCGTAGCTTCAGGATTTTTTGAATTTGCTATGCCTATTCTATTAGATACTCTAAAAACATGTGTATCAACAGCAATTGCCGGTATGTTAAAAGCATTGGAAAGAACGACATTGGCGGTCTTTCTACCTACACCAGGAAGCTGAATTAATTCCTCCATTTTGTCAGGAACTACGCCCTTATATTTGTTCGTTAAAATCTTACTTGTTTCGATAATACTTTTGCTTTTATTTCTAAAAAGTCCAACACCTTGAATATCCTTTTCTAACTGAGATTGTTGTGCCCTAGCAAATGCTGTAGCATCAGGATATTTACTAAATAGTTCTCTTGTGATTTTGTTTACCTGAACATCTGTTGATTGAGCTGATAGTATTGTGGCTATTAATAATTGGAATGGAGTTTGAAATTCCAGTTCCGTTTTTGCTTCTGGGTATTCATTTTCGAGTATTTCTAGTATTTTAGATATTTCTGTTTTTTTCAAGATATAATCACCCTTTGGATACACACCTATTCTTATAGTATACCCCTATTATGTGTAATTTGAAGAATATTTTCCAAAAATGTTGTACTGAAGTCTATAATAATATATGTCATAATATAAACAGGCTATATGGGAGAGGAGAAACTAATATGGAACCGCAAATTAACCAGGAAGTGGTTAGACCTAACCCCTTCCCTTATGCTATTGTAATTTTGATTTTTATTTTTGTTTTTGGAGGATTAGGTGTTTGGTATTACTACCCAAGCAGCAAATGGGTTGATAACCAATCACTTGATAGGCTAATTATAGATGAGGACCCTATCTCCACAGAAGATTATTCATGGGAAAACGATTCTTTATTAGTAAGCCTTGACTTGTTAAAAGAAAATTTTGATCCCTACATATATTGGGAACCGGAAAATAACAAAATGATCGTTACCACAAAAGATAAGGTTATTGAAATGAATAGTCAACAGCTGACTGCCTATATAAATTCAGAACCCGTACCATTGAGTATTCCATTTACATTACTAGATGATAAACCCTATGTGCCCTTGGAATTTCTAGCACCCTTATATGGTATTACAATAGATAGATTAGAGTCTGGTATCACTGTAATTGATTATTTAGACCAGCCTATCTTAACAGGTATAGTTAAACAAGAAACTTTTTTAAGATCTGAAACTGGCTATAGAAGCTCCCGCGTTCAAGACTTATTACCTGAGGAAGAATTATTAATATTTAGAGAAGAGGATGGATGGTATCAGTCAAGGAGTGCTGATGGGAAACTTGGTTACGTGGATAAAAACCATGTTTTTTTACAAGAAATTAAAGTTGCAAGCAATGAAAACAGTAGCATAACAAATCCCCCTTGGAAACCAATGGGAGGAAAAATTAATTTAACCTGGGATTATATTTCTAGACCACGTTACGATATGAGCAATTACGATTCTATACCTGGATTAAATGTTATTGCACCTAGGTGGTTTCATTTGGCTGATGGAGACGGAAACATAATTAATCACGGAAGTTTACCTTATATGGAGTGGGCTCATAATCAGGGTCTTCAAGTGTGGGCACTTTTTAGTAATAGTTTTGACCCTGAAATAACTACTGAAATGCTAAGAAACTTTGATAATCGTAAAAATGTTATAAACCAACTTGTAGTTCTTGCTGAGCTTTTTAACCTAGATGGTATTAACATAGATTTTGAGAATGTTTACTATGAAGATAGAGATTACCTAACCCAATTTTTAAGAGAGTTGACCCCCATACTCCATGAACAAAATCTAACTGTTTCTATAGATGTAACAATTAGATCAACTAGCCCAAACTGGTCAATGTTCTATGACCGCCCCGAAATTAGTAAAATTGTAGATTATGTGGCAGTAATGACTTATGATGAACACTGGAGTTCTAGTTCTATTGCTGGTTCTGTCGCTTCCTTGCCGTGGGTTGAAAATGGTTTAATTAGAATGCTAGAACAAGTTCCAAAGGATAAGCTACTTTTAGGTGTTCCATTTTATACTAGAGTTTGGGAAGAGGAGATGATGAACGACGGGACTATCCAAGTTAGCTCAAGGGCACTTTCCATGGCTAATGCAGAAGAAATATTGAATACTAACAATGCCTTAATTGAATTAGATGAAACTGCTGGACAGTTTTTGGGCATCTATGATGACAATAATATAACTTATAAAATTTGGCTTGAAGATGAGTTTTCAATGAAACAAAGAATAGAGTTGGTAAGAAAGTATGATCTAGCAGGAGTTGCTTCATGGCGTAGAGGTTTTGAAAATCCCCATATCTGGGATGTTATTAAGGAAGAACTTTCTAGAAGACCTTGATAAAGGTTGGTGAACTCGTTCAGCCAAAGCTGTACATTGGGAAATCAGATGGAGACTCTACTCCACCTGATTTAGTCATATGGGGGACATTCCTGGTTCTACTCACAGGTTTGTCCCCTTTCCTTAAGAGAAGTGTTTGATTCTTGCGGTTGCTCTGTTATTTTAAGAAGCTTCTCTTGCAGCTCAGGAACCTTTTTGATATTGATTGGTCTTCCTTCTTTATTTACAAAGGCATGTACTGTCTGCCCCTCAACTATGGATGTCTGATTCTTCTTGAGATATATCGCATATTTAAAAACAATCCTGGCAGCGGAAAACTTTTCTACCTGGGTTTCCACAATAATCTGATCATCATATCTAGCTGGCCTTAGATACTTGCAATAAGCCTCTACTACCGGGAAATAGATACCTTGTTTCTCCACTTTTGAATAGGGTAAACCTAAGTGCCTGAAAAATTCTGTTCTACCAACTTCCATCCACTCAAAATAATTTCCATGGTATACTACTCCCATGGCATCTGTCTCTGCATATCTTACTCTAATTTCGGTTTCAAACTTCATAAACTCTCTCCTTAATTAACAAATACAGGCAAAATCCTTGGATGAATCTTAATATTCATTGGAAAAAGAGGCCCCTTCTCACCATCTATATCTGTGGCAATAGCTGATTCACATAAAATCTCAATAGGACCCGCTGATTGGAAATATATTAAGGATGAATCCCCAACATGCTCACCCCGAAGTATTTTTACAAACACCGATAAAAGCTTTGAAATAGATACCGACTTAAAGATCAATACATCAAATTTTCCATCAACCATAGATGCTGCAGGAGCAAGTTTCTTAAATCCACCTGCTATTGATCCATTTAGAATAATAAATAGCAGAATATCCGCTTCGACTTTCTGTTCTGCGCAGTTAATTCTTACTGGAATGGGTTTTAAGTTCGGCAATTTTTCAATTCCTTTAAGATAATAGGCGAGCCTTCCAGTTAAATTTTTTAATTTCACATTAGTTGTGTGTGGTACTTCAGTCATAAGTCCACCACTAGCTACATTTACAAAATAAATTCCATTGGTTTCTCCTATATCAATTCGTTCTACTTTTCTTTTTCCTATAACATCTATTGCACCAATAAAATTTGTTGGTATTCCTAGATAATTGGCAATATCATTGGATGTTCCTACTGGAATTATTCCAAGGGGAATATCTGTTATCCCAGCTTTGAAGATACCATTTACAACTTTATGAATGGTTCCATCTCCACCCGCGGCTACAATAGTATCAATACAATTTTTATAATTATGCAGTATAATATCAATTTCATCATTCTGACTAGTTCGATGAACAACAACCTGATATCCATTTTTTTGTAACTGGTGTACTACTGTATCCAAGTTTTCTTTAAAAGCTCCTTCACCTGCTACTGGATTGTATATAAGCAATAATCTATTTTTTTGCAAAATATCCATTTCCATCACAACATCCTTTAAAAATAATTTGCCAATATTAAGTATATTTCTTTTCTTTTATTCACTCATCTTTTATAACCCTAGCCTCCACATCAATAATATCCCCATTTTTATTCTTAACATCATGACTTGCAGATTTAACAAAGCCCCGAAAACCTAGCGCCAAGATAATTAGGTCATCAATAATAAATGGGATTAAATCTGGTAAAAACCAGTAAGCAATTGGGAGTCCAACGTATATGAGCTTTTTGTATTGACCCACTTGGGGGTGATTTAATAAAAACCAGAAAACACGTAGAAACTTTTGCATTAGTCCTCTAACTCCCTTAGAATTTTTTTAGCTATCTCCAACTGCTCTTTTGGTACATGAATCTCGACACCCACGGCAGTTCCCATGTAAACTTTAACATATTGAGTTGCTCCCGGATAAACTTTTCGAGTAGGTATATCATGAGTCTCAAGTAGCCCAATAACTAATTCAGCTTCAATTTCACCACTTAAACTAGTAAGCTTAGCCCAACTTATATTATTACTCATTTTTAAAAACCCCCTAAATTAAAATTATGACTTGGCAGATGTCCGTGCTTTTTTCAATGGCTTCCCTCTTAATGTCTTTGAATTATCTTCTAGGTACTTTAAATAGCATTCCTTAGTCATAAAAGATTTATAATTACTGCTAATTTCTTTAGCAATTTTTCCATCATCATATAAAAGGTCAACAAGAGTAAATGCAAGCCCTTTGATGCTTTCTTTATAAGCTAGATTTTCATCGGCAACATTGAATTCCTTGGTATGCAAGTTACCTTCGGCTGCACAAATAAATGAATGTAGCCCAGGTTTCAGGTGAGTAATGTCACCGAAGTCAAAGGAAGCAGTTATTGAACCCATTTCGCATACCTTGTCTTTTCCAATTAAGATTCCCATGTTCTCAGAATAGATAGACATCAACTTTTGATTATTAACAAGAGGAAGATAACCTGCATCATTTTTTATTATAATATTTCCACCTACTGCAATAGCACCAGCTATCAGACAGCGATCTACCTTTTCCACGGCATTTTGCAAGGCCTTCACGGAAGAACCTCTTACTACTGTTTCCATAACAATTTCGTCAGGTATGACATTTACTGCATCTCCACCTTTTAATATAATACTATGCACTCTAACCTTATCATCTTCCATAAAGGTTTCTCTTTGAGAATTTATATTATTTAAAGCTAACATTGCCATATTGAGTGCATTCACTCCCTGGTGAGGCGCAGCACCAGCATGGGATTCCTTTCCTAAATAGGTTACCCTTTTTGAAATAAATGTATTGCTTGTCATCCCAGCATATACAGAGTATGGATAATCCATAGGCATGATATGGTTCATCAAAAGGATATCAATATCGTCAAAATGACCTTCATAAATAGCCTGCTGCTTACCGCTTTTATATTTTATAAGACCATTTTGTACTAATCTTTCTCTATATTCCAGGTCTACAAATTCTTCAGCAGGTACAGCCATAAAGCATACTTCACCTGCCAAGTAATCCATAGCTCCAGAATATTTCAGTCCTGTTGCTACTCCCAATAATGACACTAATTGAGCAAAATGACCACATGCATGGGCAGCACCAGTATTCTTATCTGCAACAGGATGCTGATGACATATTATACTATCCAATTCTCCTAAAAGAGCCACCTTAGGACCAGGTTTCTTCCCTTTGATAACACCCTTAAAACCCGTTAATGCAACCTTTTCTGAAGCTTTAATTCCTAACTTTTCTAATGCCTGCTTAACTAATGATGCAGTCTTTTCTTCTTTGTAACCAAGCTCTGGAGTGTTATAGAGGAGCTCTGCTATTCTTTTTAATTCACCAAAACTGTTATCAATTTCAATAGCTATTTCATTCTTAATGTCTTCTCTATTCATGAAATTGTCCCCTTTAAAATTATACTATGAATAATATCATTTTATCTTGTTTTTATTTTAACTGATTTTTTAAATATAAAGATGTATAATAAACAAAGTACAATATGTTAACCGTGCTTATGAATTTGGCTATTTTGGAGGTATTTACATGGTTAAAAAAATAACTATAAGTTTAGACCGTATTCTTTGGAAGTGGTGGGTTGGTAAGGACAGTAATCATCAGGAAGCTTTTGACGATCTAATAGACACCATACTTATAAATTTGGAGGATTTAGACACAACTCCTTGGAAATCTTCAATGATGCAAGAATTAACTTTTGAAGTACCTGATGATAAACTTCAAATAATAAACAACTCAAAGAATGCCCTTTCTTTGGAGGAGTATTTAAATGGTTGCCTAAAGTTTTTCAGAGCAGAAGAAGAAAAAATCAGAAGCCTTTTTAGTTAAGCTAAGCTTTTATTCAACCAGTCAATTATCAAGTCTGCAACCTTTTCTGGATTTTCTATAAAAAGCAAATGAGTGCTACCTTTTACAATTTCTAGTTTGGAATTGGGTAAAATCCGAACTGCTTCTTTTGCTAATAATATTTCATTTATATTTTCCTCTTTTTCTCCCACAATTATTAATACTGGTTTTTGAGTTTTATGGTCTTTATTAGATTTTACCTTTGTTAATTCAGCAATTGTCTTCATGTCAAAAGTCGTTACTATCCTAGGATCTCTTAAAAGTTTTTCATATGTAGTATTAATTCCTGGATTCATTTTAGGCTTTAAGGCTTCTTTTAATGGACTAACTCTTTTATTGGGTGTTATGATACCCATAAATCTAAAATAATTAACAAAAAACCTATCAATAATGTTGGCATATGTACCAGGATAACGTATAGTGTGAGATACACAACAATAAAGAACAGGGTTATCAATTAATGCTTCAAAAGCAAACTGCCCTCCCATGCTATGCCCCACAACAGCATATTTGCTATTTGGGAATCTGTTAGTTGTATACTTCACCATTTCATTAATCTGTTTTAATATGTTGTTGGCCTGTGCCTTTCCCCTTTGTCCTTCACTACGCCCCCAACCTATGTAATCAAATGATACTACATTAAAATTACCCTTTTCATTTAGTCTAC
Protein-coding regions in this window:
- a CDS encoding spore protein, encoding MTLNDNEDKEDLLIQLKMEIVDELGLMEKVQNVGWSGLTAAESGRVGGLMTQRLKQFR
- a CDS encoding phosphodiesterase, which gives rise to MLIGVISDTHLPNRAKTIPKQVFDAFQKVDLIIHAGDICKEAVLDELAALAPVKAVSGNMDGWEIYSKYPRKQIIDVKGFKIGITHGDGNSRSTLQRAVEAFKGELVDCIIFGHSHQAYNTFSGDVLLFNPGSPTDRRRSKYFSYGLLNINDIIEAKIVYFR
- a CDS encoding endonuclease III is translated as MKKTEISKILEILENEYPEAKTELEFQTPFQLLIATILSAQSTDVQVNKITRELFSKYPDATAFARAQQSQLEKDIQGVGLFRNKSKSIIETSKILTNKYKGVVPDKMEELIQLPGVGRKTANVVLSNAFNIPAIAVDTHVFRVSNRIGIANSKNPEATEMDLQKNIPREKWSQAHHWLIYHGRRVCHARKPACISCAVAELCRYRKSLNI